A portion of the Nitratidesulfovibrio termitidis HI1 genome contains these proteins:
- a CDS encoding DAK2 domain-containing protein has protein sequence MTPTSVQTSAQPPAQPQAGSAPEGQAQPSRIRYLDGIRFRRVVRAAARRLIEKHGHLNAINVFPVPDGDTGSNMAGTMKSIVASTSATPESSIGRMSSIVAESALMGARGNSGVILAQFLAGFSEGVKDLSRVSPRDFAEAASLAARRAVEAIAHPKEGTILTVIRDWAEHLRENCHSYKDFHHLLHDSLDRARQSVQETREKLAALKAADVVDAGGLGFVYLLEGIAEFTERGTINRRSHAGDTDAPGEGGAHDGAERAGGDDACGADNATLGEAQERVAVEELTYGYCTECLIRSKMASPIDRDELRVRLEELGDSIVVAGAGAVTRVHVHTDTPDTVFAIAAEYGEVSHHKAEDMLRQHRDLLAAVAGGQPQAAPAPTGTAVVTDSTCDLPRELLDQYAIRTVPLRLFLDDEEYVDKVSISADEFNRRLPSSRSARTSQPAPADFRTVYEEVLRTHAQVASLHVTAMYSGTHQSAATVARMVSPHIAAVDCRTLTVGLGLVVLEAARRAQAGMDAAEVARLAARDADNLHVYVSMDTLDFAVRGGRMSRGTGMVAKLLHIKPVLCFDPRKGGKVDVAAKGIGPRRAGEKLFALLGQALAALDNPRFAIAHVGAPDTAARYARELEARFGVAPLYVVPASPVLGCHSGPGACAVTLLGDPKDG, from the coding sequence ATGACCCCGACTTCGGTCCAGACATCGGCCCAGCCCCCGGCACAACCTCAGGCCGGTTCCGCCCCCGAAGGCCAGGCCCAGCCCTCGCGCATCCGCTATCTCGACGGCATCCGCTTCCGCCGGGTGGTGCGCGCCGCCGCGCGCCGTCTCATCGAAAAGCACGGCCATCTCAATGCCATCAACGTGTTCCCCGTGCCGGACGGCGACACGGGCAGCAACATGGCGGGCACCATGAAATCCATCGTGGCCTCCACCTCGGCCACGCCGGAAAGTTCCATCGGCCGCATGAGTTCCATCGTGGCCGAATCGGCGCTGATGGGCGCGCGGGGCAATTCCGGGGTCATCCTGGCCCAGTTTCTGGCCGGGTTTTCCGAAGGGGTGAAGGATCTTTCGCGCGTCAGCCCGCGCGACTTCGCCGAGGCCGCATCGCTGGCCGCGCGCCGCGCCGTGGAGGCCATCGCCCACCCCAAGGAAGGCACCATCCTCACGGTCATCCGCGACTGGGCCGAGCACCTGCGAGAAAACTGCCATTCCTACAAGGATTTTCACCACCTGCTTCACGATTCGCTGGACCGTGCCCGCCAGTCCGTGCAGGAAACGCGCGAAAAGCTGGCCGCGCTCAAGGCCGCCGACGTTGTCGACGCCGGGGGCCTTGGCTTCGTGTATCTGCTTGAAGGCATTGCCGAATTCACCGAACGCGGCACCATCAACCGGCGGAGCCACGCCGGGGATACGGACGCGCCCGGCGAGGGCGGGGCGCATGACGGCGCGGAAAGGGCGGGCGGTGACGACGCCTGCGGCGCCGACAACGCCACCTTGGGCGAGGCCCAGGAGCGGGTTGCCGTGGAGGAGCTGACCTACGGCTATTGCACCGAATGCCTGATCCGCAGTAAAATGGCCAGCCCCATCGACCGCGACGAATTGCGCGTGCGGCTGGAAGAGTTGGGCGACTCCATCGTGGTGGCGGGCGCCGGGGCGGTAACCCGCGTCCACGTGCATACCGACACGCCGGACACGGTGTTCGCCATCGCCGCGGAGTACGGCGAAGTTTCGCACCACAAGGCGGAAGACATGCTGCGCCAGCACCGCGACCTGCTGGCTGCCGTGGCGGGGGGGCAACCCCAGGCCGCGCCCGCTCCGACGGGCACCGCCGTGGTCACCGATTCCACCTGCGACCTGCCGCGCGAACTGCTGGACCAGTACGCCATCCGCACCGTGCCCCTGCGCCTGTTTCTGGACGATGAGGAGTACGTGGACAAGGTCAGCATCTCGGCGGACGAGTTCAACCGTCGCCTGCCCTCGTCCCGCTCCGCGCGCACCTCGCAGCCCGCGCCCGCCGATTTCCGCACTGTGTACGAAGAGGTGCTACGCACCCATGCGCAAGTGGCCTCTCTGCACGTGACGGCCATGTACAGCGGCACCCACCAGTCCGCCGCCACCGTGGCGCGCATGGTTTCGCCCCACATCGCCGCCGTGGACTGCCGCACCCTGACCGTGGGCCTTGGCCTGGTGGTGCTGGAGGCGGCCCGCCGCGCACAGGCGGGCATGGACGCCGCGGAGGTGGCCCGACTGGCCGCGCGCGACGCCGACAACCTGCACGTGTACGTTTCCATGGACACCCTGGACTTTGCCGTGCGTGGTGGCCGCATGAGCCGGGGCACCGGCATGGTGGCCAAGCTGCTGCACATCAAGCCGGTGCTGTGCTTCGACCCGCGCAAGGGCGGCAAGGTGGACGTGGCGGCCAAGGGCATCGGCCCGCGCCGGGCCGGGGAAAAGCTGTTCGCCCTGCTCGGGCAGGCGCTGGCCGCCCTCGACAACCCGCGCTTTGCCATTGCCCATGTGGGCGCGCCGGACACCGCCGCCCGCTACGCCAGGGAACTGGAAGCCCGCTTCGGCGTGGCTCCGCTGTACGTGGTGCCCGCATCGCCGGTGCTGGGCTGCCACAGCGGCCCCGGGGCCTGCGCCGTGACCCTGCTGGGCGATCCCAAAGACGGATAA
- a CDS encoding 4Fe-4S dicluster domain-containing protein: protein MSKKQKGQTRVCVYPDWCKGCGLCVAFCPAKVLVLNTFGKAEVAHEDECINCGFCELHCPDFAIAIKPRTRNGAGQPDPRSGWSDPESEHGRASPPVRTAEPNPNPEE, encoded by the coding sequence ATGTCAAAGAAGCAAAAAGGTCAGACCCGCGTCTGCGTCTACCCCGACTGGTGCAAGGGCTGCGGCCTGTGCGTGGCCTTCTGCCCCGCCAAGGTGCTTGTGCTGAACACCTTCGGCAAGGCCGAGGTTGCCCACGAGGACGAGTGCATCAATTGCGGGTTCTGCGAACTGCACTGTCCGGACTTCGCCATCGCCATCAAGCCGCGCACCCGCAACGGTGCAGGCCAGCCGGACCCCCGCAGCGGATGGAGCGACCCCGAATCCGAGCATGGCCGCGCCTCGCCCCCGGTGCGCACGGCCGAACCGAACCCCAACCCCGAAGAGTGA
- a CDS encoding 2-oxoacid:acceptor oxidoreductase subunit alpha, with the protein MSVQRKKRKRRELFALGNEAVAEGALLAGCSFYAGYPITPSTEIMEVMANRLPLIEDGVFIQMEDEIASMGAAIGASLAGRKAMTATSGPGFALMQEHIGYACMVEAPLVVVNVMRGGPSTGLPTSPAQADVQMARWGTHGDHPIIVLSASNVQECLEMTVTAFNFAEKYRTPVILLLDEVTAHTREKITVPDPDEVEILSRVEPTVPPEWFKPYADTARGVPAMAPIGSGYRTHVTGLTHDVMGYPTQRPDEVKDAMLRLFRKIDQYYGDIQMADEYMMDDAEVAVVAYGSVARSAHLAVEQARERGAKAGLLTLKTLFPFPRPAVEKLTHRCHTVVVPEMNMGQMSREVKRVNNGRTKVRTINRVDGQIITPSEILKAIL; encoded by the coding sequence ATGTCGGTGCAACGCAAGAAACGCAAGAGACGCGAACTGTTCGCGCTCGGCAACGAAGCGGTGGCCGAGGGCGCACTGCTGGCCGGGTGCTCGTTCTATGCAGGCTACCCCATCACCCCGTCCACAGAGATCATGGAGGTCATGGCCAACCGCCTGCCCCTGATCGAAGACGGCGTGTTCATCCAGATGGAAGACGAAATCGCCAGCATGGGCGCCGCCATCGGCGCATCGCTGGCGGGCCGCAAGGCCATGACGGCCACCTCCGGCCCCGGCTTTGCCCTGATGCAGGAGCACATCGGCTACGCCTGCATGGTCGAGGCCCCGCTGGTGGTGGTCAACGTCATGCGCGGCGGCCCCAGCACCGGCCTGCCCACCAGCCCGGCCCAGGCCGACGTGCAGATGGCCCGCTGGGGCACCCACGGCGACCACCCCATCATCGTGCTGTCCGCATCCAACGTGCAGGAATGCCTGGAGATGACCGTGACGGCCTTCAACTTTGCCGAAAAATACCGCACCCCGGTCATCCTGCTGCTGGACGAGGTGACGGCCCACACCCGCGAAAAGATCACCGTGCCCGACCCGGACGAGGTGGAAATCCTTTCCCGCGTGGAGCCCACGGTGCCGCCGGAATGGTTCAAGCCCTATGCCGACACGGCGCGCGGCGTGCCCGCCATGGCGCCCATCGGCTCCGGCTACCGCACCCATGTCACCGGGCTGACCCACGATGTCATGGGCTACCCCACCCAGCGCCCCGATGAAGTGAAGGACGCCATGCTGCGCCTGTTCCGCAAGATCGACCAGTATTACGGCGACATCCAGATGGCCGACGAATACATGATGGACGACGCGGAAGTGGCCGTGGTGGCCTACGGCAGCGTGGCGCGTTCCGCCCACCTGGCCGTGGAACAGGCCCGCGAACGCGGGGCCAAGGCCGGGCTGCTCACCCTGAAGACGCTGTTCCCCTTCCCCCGCCCGGCGGTGGAAAAGCTGACCCACCGCTGCCATACCGTGGTGGTGCCCGAAATGAACATGGGGCAGATGTCGCGCGAGGTGAAGCGCGTCAACAATGGCCGCACCAAGGTGCGCACCATCAACCGGGTGGACGGGCAGATCATCACGCCCTCCGAAATCCTGAAAGCCATACTGTAG
- a CDS encoding 2-oxoacid:ferredoxin oxidoreductase subunit beta encodes MADVTQLIHDYLRHNKKFPHVFCAGCGHGIVLGSLIRSVHALGLPKDDVVLVAGIGCSGRMAVYVDFNTVHTTHGRALTFATGIKMANPKLKVICVMGDGDAMSIGGNHLIHAARRNIGVTALILNNQIYGMTGGQCSSATPQGDISMTTPFGSLEKSFDIVDMCKSAGASYVARGTSFHAIQLDRLISSAIMHPGFAMVEVFSPCPTQYGRKNKFRNAVDMYKWLKSNTVKVETLKEPDRKPADGRIPIGVFRDVEEPGLEERYFELQRKLMGQNR; translated from the coding sequence ATGGCGGACGTTACCCAACTCATCCACGACTACCTGCGCCATAACAAGAAGTTCCCCCACGTGTTCTGCGCGGGCTGCGGCCACGGCATCGTGCTCGGTTCGCTGATCCGCAGCGTGCACGCACTGGGCCTGCCCAAGGACGACGTGGTGCTGGTGGCGGGCATCGGCTGTTCCGGCCGCATGGCCGTGTACGTCGATTTCAACACCGTACACACCACCCATGGCCGGGCGCTTACCTTCGCCACCGGCATCAAGATGGCCAACCCCAAGCTGAAGGTCATCTGCGTCATGGGCGATGGCGACGCCATGTCCATCGGCGGTAACCACCTCATCCACGCCGCGCGGCGCAACATCGGCGTTACCGCGCTGATCCTGAACAACCAGATCTACGGCATGACCGGCGGCCAGTGTTCATCCGCCACGCCGCAGGGCGACATTTCCATGACCACGCCCTTCGGATCGCTGGAAAAATCCTTCGACATCGTGGACATGTGCAAGTCTGCGGGCGCCAGCTACGTGGCGCGGGGCACCTCGTTCCATGCCATCCAGCTGGACCGGCTGATCAGCTCGGCCATCATGCATCCCGGCTTTGCGATGGTGGAAGTGTTCAGCCCCTGCCCCACCCAGTACGGGCGCAAGAACAAGTTCCGCAATGCCGTGGACATGTACAAGTGGCTGAAGTCCAACACGGTGAAGGTGGAAACCCTGAAGGAGCCGGATCGCAAACCCGCTGACGGGCGCATCCCCATCGGGGTGTTCCGCGACGTGGAAGAACCAGGCCTTGAGGAACGCTACTTCGAGCTGCAACGCAAACTCATGGGGCAGAACCGATGA
- a CDS encoding 2-oxoacid:acceptor oxidoreductase family protein encodes MKAPQPIDRFEIRLSGLGGQGLITLGRLLGSALALGHGYYVTQTQSYGPEARGGSSRADVVVSSRPISYPKTENLDLLVALSPEACNSYYRLLKKTGILLVDTTLVKHAPTNVYLGLPFTQMAKEQIGNPMTINTMVMGAVTHLLPYADPRVMRKSMEANLPAKIREVNVKAFALGLKQAQRHFGDAGGIWAAAEENGAHAEDDIIV; translated from the coding sequence ATGAAGGCGCCGCAACCCATAGACCGTTTCGAAATCCGTCTTTCGGGCCTTGGCGGGCAGGGGCTGATAACCCTGGGCCGCCTGCTGGGCTCGGCGCTGGCGCTGGGCCACGGCTACTACGTCACCCAGACCCAGAGCTATGGCCCCGAGGCGCGCGGCGGCTCCAGCCGTGCCGACGTGGTTGTCAGTTCGCGCCCCATCAGTTACCCCAAGACCGAAAACTTGGACCTGCTGGTTGCGCTCAGCCCCGAGGCGTGCAACAGCTACTACCGCCTGCTCAAGAAGACCGGCATCCTGCTGGTGGACACCACCCTGGTCAAGCACGCGCCCACCAACGTGTACCTGGGCCTGCCGTTCACCCAGATGGCCAAGGAGCAGATCGGCAACCCCATGACCATCAACACCATGGTCATGGGCGCGGTGACGCACCTTCTGCCCTATGCCGACCCGAGGGTGATGCGCAAGAGCATGGAAGCCAACCTGCCCGCCAAGATCCGCGAGGTGAACGTCAAGGCCTTTGCCCTGGGGCTGAAGCAGGCCCAGCGCCACTTTGGCGATGCGGGCGGCATCTGGGCGGCGGCGGAGGAGAATGGGGCGCACGCCGAGGACGACATCATAGTCTAG
- a CDS encoding sigma-54-dependent Fis family transcriptional regulator: MTTITDDKRLQPYLGTLQKIVSDMGPQRPFQSTLKSLLRTLAENHDFQRPHIVIFDPETRTLKLSLSQTPTKADHVEYEPGVGVTGQVFSTGQPVIVPRIKDHPAFLNKAFGRSDEEQENLAFICVPVLGPADEPRQGREVIGTLSVDTPSVPMPQLESHCRFLEVVAGMIANHASYLQEEMARQKHLMTQGLIVGDSNDIGFTPSNVVAASKAMRLVLNQAAQVGPSRATALLRGESGTGKELLAEAIHQASPRREMPLIKLNCAALPSELVESELFGYQKGAFTGAVHTKKGLFELANKGTLFLDEVGELSPNAQAKVLRAIQEQEIQRLGSEQTITVDVRLICATHQPLEELVERGLFREDLYYRINVFPIFIPPLRERREDILPLAEHFLRIYSEEYSRSIKRISTPAIDLLTQYHWPGNIRELKNCIERAVLVCDEQVIRTYHLPPSLQTAESTATDTNLSFCEAVAKFEQELLVDALKKARGNMLQAARDLRVSYRIVNYKVKKYGIDAKKFAVAKARGMK; the protein is encoded by the coding sequence ATGACCACCATCACCGACGACAAGCGCCTTCAACCCTATCTCGGCACGCTCCAGAAGATCGTGTCCGACATGGGGCCGCAGCGACCGTTTCAGTCCACCCTGAAGTCGCTGCTCCGCACGCTGGCTGAAAACCATGACTTCCAGCGGCCGCACATCGTCATCTTCGATCCGGAGACCCGCACCCTCAAGCTCAGCCTGTCGCAGACGCCCACCAAGGCGGACCATGTGGAATACGAGCCGGGCGTGGGCGTGACGGGTCAGGTGTTCTCCACGGGCCAGCCGGTCATCGTGCCGCGCATCAAGGACCACCCGGCGTTCCTGAACAAGGCCTTTGGGCGCTCGGACGAGGAGCAGGAAAACCTGGCCTTCATCTGCGTGCCGGTGCTTGGCCCCGCGGACGAACCCCGGCAGGGCCGCGAGGTCATCGGCACCCTCAGCGTGGACACCCCCTCGGTGCCCATGCCGCAGCTGGAATCGCACTGCCGGTTCCTGGAGGTGGTGGCGGGCATGATCGCCAACCACGCCTCGTACCTGCAGGAGGAAATGGCCCGCCAGAAGCACCTGATGACCCAGGGCCTCATCGTGGGCGACAGCAACGACATCGGGTTCACCCCGTCCAACGTGGTTGCCGCCTCCAAGGCCATGCGTCTGGTGCTGAACCAGGCCGCCCAGGTTGGCCCCAGCCGCGCCACGGCGCTGCTGCGCGGCGAATCGGGCACCGGCAAGGAACTGCTGGCGGAAGCCATCCATCAGGCAAGTCCCCGACGCGAAATGCCCCTGATCAAGCTGAACTGCGCGGCGCTGCCCTCCGAACTGGTGGAAAGCGAACTGTTCGGCTACCAGAAGGGCGCGTTCACCGGGGCGGTGCACACCAAGAAGGGTCTGTTCGAACTGGCCAACAAGGGCACCCTGTTCCTGGACGAAGTGGGCGAACTGTCGCCCAACGCCCAGGCCAAGGTGCTGCGCGCCATCCAGGAACAGGAAATCCAGCGCCTGGGCAGCGAACAGACCATCACCGTGGATGTGCGCCTGATCTGCGCCACCCACCAGCCGCTGGAAGAGCTTGTGGAGCGGGGGCTGTTCCGCGAGGACCTGTACTACCGCATCAACGTGTTCCCCATCTTCATTCCCCCGCTGCGCGAGCGGCGTGAGGACATCCTGCCGCTGGCGGAACACTTTCTGCGCATCTACTCCGAGGAGTATTCGCGCAGCATCAAGCGCATCTCCACCCCGGCCATCGACCTGCTGACGCAGTACCATTGGCCCGGCAACATCCGCGAACTGAAGAACTGCATCGAACGCGCGGTGCTGGTGTGCGACGAGCAGGTCATCCGCACCTACCACCTGCCGCCCTCGTTGCAGACGGCGGAATCCACCGCCACGGACACCAACCTCTCGTTCTGCGAGGCGGTGGCCAAGTTCGAACAGGAACTGCTGGTGGACGCGCTGAAGAAGGCGCGCGGCAACATGTTGCAGGCCGCGCGCGACCTGCGCGTGAGCTACCGCATCGTCAACTACAAGGTGAAGAAGTACGGCATAGACGCCAAGAAGTTTGCCGTGGCCAAGGCACGCGGCATGAAGTAG
- a CDS encoding indolepyruvate oxidoreductase subunit beta has product MSTPARIRIYLTGVGGQGTLTATTLLARTALDQGLEVTSGEIHGMAQRGGVVESTILLGGWKSPKIGHGEADLILGFEPLETLRGMTHLAAGGSVLSNTEPLPPVGVSTGREAYPEMERIRAKVEGCAAKSWFLPCRTLGLQAGSVQAGNSVLLGAACASGLLPFGPDALEAAIRTHLAPKLMDMNLRAVELGVRAVASAS; this is encoded by the coding sequence ATGAGCACCCCCGCACGCATCCGCATCTACCTTACCGGCGTGGGCGGGCAGGGCACCCTGACCGCCACCACGCTGCTGGCCCGCACCGCCCTGGACCAGGGGCTGGAGGTGACCTCCGGCGAAATCCACGGCATGGCCCAGCGCGGCGGGGTGGTGGAATCCACCATTCTGCTCGGCGGCTGGAAAAGCCCCAAGATCGGCCATGGCGAGGCGGACCTGATCCTTGGCTTCGAACCGCTGGAAACCCTGCGCGGCATGACCCATCTGGCCGCCGGGGGCAGCGTGCTGTCCAACACCGAGCCGCTGCCGCCGGTGGGTGTTTCCACCGGACGCGAAGCCTATCCGGAGATGGAGCGCATTCGCGCCAAGGTGGAAGGCTGCGCCGCGAAGTCGTGGTTCCTGCCGTGCCGCACCCTGGGCCTTCAGGCCGGGTCGGTGCAGGCGGGCAACAGCGTGCTGCTGGGCGCGGCCTGCGCCTCGGGGCTGCTGCCCTTTGGCCCGGATGCGCTGGAAGCCGCCATCCGCACTCATCTTGCCCCCAAACTCATGGACATGAACCTGAGGGCGGTCGAACTGGGTGTTCGGGCCGTAGCCTCCGCGAGCTGA
- the iorA gene encoding indolepyruvate ferredoxin oxidoreductase subunit alpha: MSEPTATPGARPVNPLLADEPGARRLLLGNEAIVRGALEAGVNLVACYPGTPSSEVPDTFRRIGGGGRYRVEYSVNEKVAMEVGAGAALAGAMTLVTMKHVGVNVAADPLLTMTYTGLPGGLVLLSADDPGCHASQNEQDNRTYARFAGMPCFEPATAQEAKDMTRDALLLARELEQPVLLRTTTRVNHLRGAVEFGPLGQPAPVVPFERNPRRFVPVPAVARVRHAELVKHLGMAREKAEHSPWNTVRGDGRFGVIASGISRAYLSDALHETGWSDRVKVLDLGMTWPLPEDLLADFLSQCDAVLVLEELEPLLENDVRALVQRKGLPVAVSGKGGALTIYGEYSTQTVTQALADLLGETARLPIACDPETALPVRPPNLCPGCSHRALYYAVRKVFGDDAVYSSDIGCYTLGLLPPLRMADFLFCMGSSVSAGSGFATASGKPTLAFIGDSTFFHSGITGLVNAVFNKHDLIVVVLDNGTTAMTGHQPNPGVLQDVLGNACVHLDIEAVVRGCGVADVARVRPFNVKSTMKALAEMKERSGVRVIIAEEPCVLYARRTLKKPRNQVAYVAEQSPSVADCLEHLACPAFFRDDTGIHVDENLCGGCMVCLQVADTIKARKRSDA; encoded by the coding sequence ATGAGCGAACCCACTGCGACCCCGGGCGCCCGCCCGGTGAATCCCCTGTTGGCCGACGAGCCGGGCGCGCGGCGTCTGCTGCTGGGCAACGAGGCCATCGTGCGCGGCGCGCTGGAGGCGGGCGTCAACCTGGTGGCCTGCTATCCGGGCACCCCGTCTTCCGAAGTGCCCGACACCTTTCGCCGCATCGGCGGCGGTGGCCGCTACCGTGTGGAATATTCGGTGAACGAGAAGGTGGCCATGGAAGTGGGGGCGGGTGCCGCCCTGGCCGGGGCCATGACCCTGGTCACCATGAAGCATGTCGGCGTCAACGTGGCCGCCGACCCGCTGCTGACCATGACCTATACCGGCCTGCCCGGCGGCCTGGTGCTGCTTTCCGCCGACGACCCCGGCTGCCACGCCAGCCAGAACGAGCAAGACAACCGCACCTATGCCCGTTTTGCGGGCATGCCGTGCTTCGAGCCCGCCACCGCGCAGGAAGCCAAGGACATGACGCGCGACGCGCTGCTGCTGGCGCGCGAGCTTGAACAGCCCGTGCTGCTGCGCACCACCACCCGCGTCAACCACCTGCGCGGCGCCGTGGAATTCGGCCCGCTGGGCCAGCCCGCGCCCGTGGTGCCCTTCGAGCGCAACCCCCGGCGCTTCGTGCCCGTGCCCGCCGTGGCCCGGGTGCGCCACGCCGAACTGGTCAAGCATCTGGGCATGGCACGGGAAAAGGCCGAACATTCGCCCTGGAACACCGTGCGCGGCGATGGGCGCTTTGGCGTCATCGCCAGCGGCATCAGCCGCGCCTACCTGTCCGACGCCCTGCACGAGACGGGCTGGTCCGACCGGGTGAAGGTGCTGGACCTGGGCATGACCTGGCCCCTGCCGGAAGACCTGCTGGCCGACTTCCTGTCCCAGTGCGACGCCGTGCTGGTGCTGGAGGAACTGGAACCCCTGCTGGAAAACGACGTGCGCGCCCTGGTGCAGCGCAAGGGCCTGCCCGTTGCCGTCAGCGGCAAGGGCGGCGCGCTGACCATCTACGGCGAATACTCCACCCAGACCGTCACCCAGGCCCTGGCCGACCTGCTGGGCGAAACCGCCCGGCTGCCGATTGCCTGCGATCCGGAAACGGCCCTGCCCGTGCGCCCGCCGAACCTGTGCCCCGGCTGCTCGCACCGCGCGCTGTACTATGCCGTGCGCAAGGTGTTCGGCGATGACGCCGTGTACTCCAGCGACATCGGCTGCTACACGCTGGGGCTGCTGCCGCCCCTGCGCATGGCCGACTTCCTGTTCTGCATGGGCTCGTCGGTATCCGCGGGGTCCGGCTTTGCCACGGCCTCGGGCAAGCCCACGCTGGCCTTCATCGGCGATTCCACCTTCTTTCATTCCGGCATCACCGGGCTGGTCAATGCGGTGTTCAACAAGCATGACCTGATCGTGGTGGTGCTGGACAACGGCACCACGGCCATGACCGGCCACCAGCCCAACCCCGGTGTGCTCCAGGACGTGCTGGGCAACGCCTGCGTGCACCTGGACATAGAGGCCGTGGTGCGCGGCTGCGGCGTGGCCGACGTGGCCAGGGTGCGGCCCTTCAACGTCAAGTCCACCATGAAGGCCCTGGCGGAAATGAAGGAACGCTCCGGCGTGCGCGTGATCATCGCCGAGGAACCGTGCGTGCTCTACGCCCGGCGCACCCTGAAGAAGCCGCGCAACCAGGTGGCCTACGTGGCCGAACAGAGCCCTTCCGTGGCCGACTGCCTGGAACACCTGGCCTGCCCCGCCTTCTTCCGCGACGACACCGGCATCCACGTGGACGAGAACCTCTGCGGCGGCTGTATGGTCTGTCTGCAGGTTGCGGACACCATCAAGGCCCGCAAGAGGAGCGACGCATGA
- a CDS encoding tetratricopeptide repeat protein, producing MSEKTIRKGLPRAQQQPEIPQPLQGEVSGEAAPLLRFVLDNVRYIAAGLGVLVLAAGAGSGYRWWAAEKAREAQAELGVISVTKAGADRVQALEAFLAKAPSDVRYAALLDLAAAAMEMKDYDKAASAWERLAAVDGATGVVARIGRAQALSQAGKDAEALAVLEGLENSVSEISRNAVRGQLAVVAERAGKLDRAVAAYEQLMASESAGNKDYFKNRAEALKARMQKGGA from the coding sequence ATGTCGGAGAAGACAATCCGCAAAGGTCTGCCGCGCGCCCAGCAGCAACCCGAAATTCCCCAGCCGCTGCAAGGCGAGGTGTCTGGCGAAGCCGCGCCGCTGCTGCGCTTCGTGCTGGACAATGTCCGCTACATCGCCGCCGGTCTCGGCGTGCTGGTGCTGGCCGCCGGTGCTGGCTCTGGCTACCGCTGGTGGGCCGCTGAAAAGGCGCGTGAGGCACAGGCCGAACTGGGCGTGATCTCCGTGACCAAGGCTGGCGCGGATCGCGTGCAGGCTCTGGAAGCATTCCTGGCCAAGGCGCCGTCGGACGTGCGCTACGCCGCGCTGCTGGACCTTGCCGCCGCCGCCATGGAAATGAAGGACTACGACAAGGCCGCCTCGGCCTGGGAACGTCTGGCCGCGGTCGATGGCGCCACCGGCGTGGTGGCCCGCATCGGGCGCGCGCAGGCCCTGTCGCAGGCGGGCAAGGACGCCGAGGCCCTGGCCGTGCTGGAAGGGCTGGAAAATTCGGTCAGCGAGATTTCGCGCAATGCCGTGCGCGGTCAACTGGCCGTCGTGGCGGAACGTGCGGGCAAGCTGGACCGTGCCGTGGCCGCCTACGAGCAGCTGATGGCCTCCGAGTCCGCAGGCAACAAGGACTATTTCAAGAACCGCGCCGAAGCGCTGAAGGCCCGCATGCAGAAGGGGGGCGCGTAA